A region from the Salicibibacter cibarius genome encodes:
- the gpr gene encoding GPR endopeptidase produces MRDLELSSFQPRSDLAVEDENVLPNRDKNGIIVNEREVDDITIVHVDIDEEGANRTGREPGNYLTLETLGIREKDTKMQASLIRVLSEEFKAFMEACGLNEKSSCLVIGLGNRDVTPDALGPKTVEQLVVTRHLFELGHMENEDEYRNVSAMAPGVMGVTGIETSEVLFGIVEKTKPDFVVAVDALAARSIERVNATIQISDTGIHPGSGVKNARKQLNEETLGVPVIGIGIPTVVDAVSITSDTIDFLFKHFGREVKDRENPTSVLTPPGMTFGERKQLDDEDLPNENDRKKYFGIVGTLEDEDKRQLIQEVLNPLGHNLMVTPKEVDTFMEDMANVVAESLNIAFHKAVTTESSGHYTHE; encoded by the coding sequence ATGAGAGATTTGGAACTGTCTTCGTTTCAACCCCGTAGCGACCTTGCGGTGGAAGATGAGAATGTTCTTCCCAATCGGGATAAAAATGGGATTATTGTGAACGAACGGGAAGTCGATGACATTACGATTGTGCATGTGGATATTGACGAAGAGGGGGCAAATCGAACGGGGAGAGAGCCTGGTAACTACTTAACCTTGGAAACGCTTGGCATAAGAGAAAAAGATACAAAGATGCAGGCAAGTCTCATTCGTGTATTGAGCGAAGAGTTCAAAGCATTTATGGAGGCGTGCGGCTTAAATGAAAAAAGCAGTTGTCTGGTGATCGGGCTTGGAAATCGCGATGTAACGCCTGACGCCCTTGGTCCGAAAACGGTGGAACAGCTGGTTGTTACCCGTCATTTATTTGAATTGGGGCACATGGAAAACGAGGATGAATATCGGAATGTCTCCGCTATGGCCCCCGGAGTGATGGGGGTGACAGGGATTGAAACGAGCGAAGTGCTGTTTGGTATCGTAGAAAAAACAAAACCTGATTTTGTCGTTGCCGTTGATGCTTTGGCGGCACGTTCAATCGAGCGGGTAAACGCGACTATTCAAATATCCGACACAGGGATCCATCCGGGGTCAGGGGTAAAAAATGCCCGTAAACAACTGAACGAAGAAACGCTCGGGGTACCTGTGATCGGGATTGGCATCCCCACTGTTGTAGATGCCGTATCCATCACGAGTGACACGATCGATTTTTTGTTTAAGCATTTCGGGCGGGAAGTAAAAGACCGGGAAAACCCGACCAGTGTATTGACGCCGCCGGGAATGACTTTCGGAGAGCGAAAACAGCTCGATGATGAAGATTTGCCGAACGAAAATGATCGGAAAAAATATTTCGGGATCGTCGGGACATTGGAAGATGAAGATAAACGTCAACTTATTCAAGAAGTGCTTAACCCCCTTGGCCATAATTTGATGGTCACGCCTAAAGAGGTAGACACATTTATGGAAGATATGGCAAATGTCGTGGCCGAGTCCTTAAACATTGCCTTTCATAAAGCGGTGACAACAGAATCTAGCGGGCATTACACCCATGAATAA
- the spoIIP gene encoding stage II sporulation protein P — protein MRRPNRQAHVFSLSKTTVQSFFMAGIAFVVMTFLIVAMLTTADNHSRFASSALHDWAGEMQSDWFVQLLGAENRYYLDALQDSSTPGLTTAALELATNMNMEDPRTFLGRELPGFSGFDDTLIVAGQGTDFTNMSIESAPPSEEVLQEQAGSDESSEEEGETEESSAAIDGEEPLIHISHAHNREAFHPEVDGEEDLHLEENIVKVGEHFADAFRDYDLPVEVADDDVTGMLDERGWDYSQSYEMNREIVEEAKEEHDELEFFFDLHRDSVGREHTAVTINEEEYARTFFVIGEDHPDYEQNLEMATEIHNRLEDRWPGLSRGVITRGGAGVNGVYNQDLSPNAMLIEFGGVDNTYEEVYRSADALAEVLQEYIHEELEED, from the coding sequence TTGCGCAGACCAAACCGCCAAGCCCATGTTTTTTCACTATCAAAAACAACGGTCCAATCTTTTTTTATGGCCGGTATCGCATTTGTTGTCATGACGTTTCTAATCGTAGCGATGTTAACGACGGCAGACAATCATAGCCGTTTTGCTTCGTCGGCCCTGCATGATTGGGCAGGGGAAATGCAGAGCGATTGGTTCGTCCAGTTGCTCGGAGCTGAAAACCGATATTATTTAGATGCATTACAGGATTCTTCCACGCCCGGTTTGACAACGGCTGCCTTGGAACTTGCCACGAATATGAATATGGAAGATCCGCGTACTTTTTTGGGCCGGGAACTCCCCGGCTTTTCCGGATTTGACGATACACTTATCGTTGCCGGACAAGGAACCGATTTTACAAATATGTCCATTGAATCCGCCCCCCCGTCTGAAGAAGTGCTTCAGGAACAAGCAGGTTCCGATGAATCCTCGGAGGAAGAAGGAGAAACAGAGGAATCATCCGCCGCTATTGATGGTGAAGAACCGCTTATTCACATTTCACATGCCCATAACCGTGAAGCATTTCATCCGGAAGTAGATGGGGAAGAGGATTTACACCTCGAGGAAAATATAGTAAAAGTTGGGGAACACTTCGCTGACGCGTTTCGCGACTACGATTTGCCGGTAGAGGTAGCAGATGATGATGTAACGGGGATGTTGGATGAACGAGGGTGGGACTACAGCCAGTCCTATGAGATGAACCGTGAAATTGTAGAGGAAGCAAAAGAAGAACACGACGAACTTGAATTTTTCTTCGACTTGCATCGCGATTCTGTCGGAAGAGAACACACGGCAGTGACGATCAATGAAGAGGAGTATGCCCGCACATTTTTCGTCATCGGAGAAGATCATCCCGATTATGAACAAAATTTGGAAATGGCGACAGAAATCCATAACCGTTTGGAAGACAGGTGGCCGGGTTTAAGCCGAGGGGTCATTACTCGTGGAGGTGCCGGAGTGAATGGTGTCTACAATCAGGATTTATCCCCCAATGCCATGTTGATCGAGTTTGGCGGAGTGGACAATACGTATGAAGAAGTATACCGAAGTGCAGATGCGTTAGCCGAGGTTTTACAGGAATATATTCACGAGGAACTCGAAGAAGATTAA
- a CDS encoding helix-hairpin-helix domain-containing protein, with product MDQRYLLYGGAILVVIITIAGGVWLFSSEADTDEDAVPEDAFLFEEDTVDLEEEPDETEQIEEETTEVFIDVKGEVARPGIYEMELARRVDDAIREAGGVTEEANENAINFAQKLEDEMVVYVPHEDEEDYVGWEETASETSNEGEGEGEKININAADETTLQQLSGVGPVTAEAIAQYREENGDFEEKSDIQNVSGIGEKTYQQLEDHIDVN from the coding sequence ATGGATCAACGTTATCTTCTATATGGAGGGGCTATACTGGTTGTTATTATCACGATTGCCGGGGGTGTTTGGCTGTTTTCGTCCGAAGCTGACACCGACGAGGATGCCGTTCCGGAGGACGCATTTTTATTTGAAGAAGATACGGTGGACTTGGAAGAAGAGCCCGACGAAACCGAACAGATTGAAGAAGAAACGACGGAAGTTTTTATTGACGTTAAAGGCGAGGTCGCACGCCCCGGAATTTATGAAATGGAACTGGCCCGGCGTGTTGATGATGCCATTCGTGAAGCTGGCGGCGTGACGGAAGAGGCAAACGAAAACGCCATTAATTTCGCTCAAAAACTGGAAGATGAAATGGTCGTCTATGTCCCGCATGAAGATGAGGAAGATTATGTCGGGTGGGAAGAAACAGCTTCCGAAACTTCCAATGAGGGCGAGGGGGAAGGGGAGAAAATCAACATTAACGCCGCTGATGAGACAACACTGCAACAATTGTCAGGGGTAGGCCCGGTTACGGCGGAAGCGATCGCCCAATATAGAGAGGAGAATGGTGATTTTGAGGAAAAGAGTGATATTCAAAACGTGAGCGGTATTGGCGAAAAAACCTATCAACAACTGGAAGATCATATAGACGTGAATTAA
- a CDS encoding YqzM family protein, with the protein MGNEFEKDVQSKRNDFLDGAVGFVVSFGFFATVFIVAVIVEFVGSF; encoded by the coding sequence ATGGGCAACGAATTTGAAAAAGATGTGCAAAGCAAACGCAATGATTTTCTTGATGGCGCGGTCGGCTTTGTCGTTTCATTTGGATTTTTTGCGACTGTTTTTATCGTGGCGGTCATCGTCGAATTTGTGGGGAGTTTTTAA
- a CDS encoding DNA internalization-related competence protein ComEC/Rec2: protein MRGNYYLFAAAIGLGIAVALSSHRTMAITCALLVIIYLSIKNKSLVLMLVLVLTGAGAAAWAYVVDGQNETMLHEEVDTIHGQIDDVPEMDGDRVSFLLQLPEGKERVQVFARLVDEEALSAFADLSPGHECTIAGEMRAPRSARNFNAFDYQTFLYEQRVHWTFHHVQGEDDMICRASAGSAITSVKQWRHTGIRFIEDVFPGDIQGLAMALLFGERSHMEAETLEAYQDLGIVHLLAISGLHVGLVSGFLFFFFIRLGISRERACELLLILLPLYALLAGAAPSVLRAVLMSCAVLSCIRFRVPLHPADGISLAFIGLLLYNPYMLFHVGFQLSFAISFALIASAAIFAGAKTRLRQFMFVSILAQVVSFPLIVYHFHTYSLLSLPLNIAFVPVVSVIILPAVWVLFLLSMISPFLSSVWLLLLEKMVAVFHTVFTYVHQHSGLILVFGKASGVWVILMVVLVIIVAILFEKRRKSFVYAAVLVTVVTAFQYFYPYFDSQLRVTFIDVGQGGSILIELPYQRGVYLIDGGGAITFPKENWQEQEQRPDPGRQTVVPYLQSLGISHLDKVIVTHGDYDHYGGLFAVVEEMSVDTLLYPHAEIDNDEVEHFLVHAQEQGAQLAFVHEGMGWSVDAFAFHILHPTQEGGGEWESDNDQSIVIDAHLYGTRWLFTGDLEEEGEKRLIRDYPDLRADILKAGHHGSQTSTIPSFVEHLRPTAAVISAGENNRYNHPHPDVIQTLEEAGVQIFRTDEQGAARFYYQDRRWHGETMIDEE from the coding sequence TTGCGCGGAAACTATTATCTTTTTGCGGCGGCAATCGGGCTTGGCATCGCCGTTGCTCTTTCTTCTCATCGTACAATGGCGATTACCTGTGCTCTTCTTGTTATCATTTATCTGAGTATTAAAAACAAATCATTAGTTTTGATGTTGGTGCTTGTTTTAACAGGTGCGGGGGCAGCTGCTTGGGCATATGTTGTCGATGGGCAAAATGAGACAATGCTCCACGAGGAAGTTGACACGATCCACGGACAAATCGATGATGTTCCCGAAATGGATGGGGACCGTGTCTCTTTTTTACTGCAACTGCCGGAAGGAAAAGAACGCGTCCAAGTTTTTGCGCGTCTCGTTGACGAAGAGGCATTATCGGCATTTGCTGATTTAAGTCCCGGTCATGAATGCACAATTGCCGGTGAAATGCGCGCGCCGCGTTCGGCAAGAAATTTTAACGCGTTTGATTATCAAACGTTTTTATATGAGCAGCGGGTGCACTGGACGTTTCATCATGTGCAGGGAGAAGATGACATGATTTGCCGAGCGTCTGCGGGCTCAGCGATAACGAGCGTGAAGCAATGGCGGCATACCGGGATTCGTTTTATTGAGGATGTATTTCCGGGTGACATTCAAGGGTTGGCAATGGCGTTGCTTTTCGGAGAACGTTCCCATATGGAAGCGGAGACGCTGGAAGCTTATCAGGACTTGGGGATCGTTCATTTACTTGCTATTTCCGGTTTGCACGTGGGATTGGTGAGCGGTTTTCTTTTCTTCTTTTTCATCCGATTGGGAATTAGCCGCGAGCGGGCCTGTGAACTTTTATTGATTCTTCTGCCATTGTATGCGCTACTGGCAGGTGCGGCACCGTCTGTTTTAAGGGCCGTTCTGATGAGTTGTGCTGTGCTTTCATGTATTCGTTTCCGTGTGCCGCTTCATCCTGCCGATGGCATCAGTCTTGCTTTTATTGGTCTACTTTTGTACAACCCGTATATGCTTTTTCATGTCGGCTTTCAATTATCATTCGCCATTTCCTTTGCGTTAATCGCTTCAGCTGCTATTTTTGCAGGAGCGAAGACACGTCTCCGTCAATTTATGTTCGTCTCCATCCTCGCGCAAGTGGTTTCTTTTCCGCTGATTGTATACCACTTTCACACCTATTCCCTTTTAAGTTTACCATTGAATATCGCCTTTGTGCCTGTTGTTTCCGTTATTATTTTACCGGCGGTTTGGGTGCTGTTTCTTCTATCCATGATTTCTCCTTTTCTGTCTTCCGTCTGGCTCTTGCTGTTGGAAAAAATGGTTGCTGTCTTCCATACTGTTTTTACCTATGTCCATCAACATTCGGGCTTGATTCTCGTCTTCGGAAAAGCCTCAGGCGTTTGGGTTATATTGATGGTTGTACTTGTGATCATTGTGGCTATATTATTTGAAAAAAGACGTAAGTCGTTCGTTTATGCCGCCGTGCTTGTGACTGTCGTTACTGCATTTCAATATTTTTACCCCTATTTTGATTCTCAGCTACGGGTAACTTTTATCGACGTTGGTCAAGGAGGTAGCATTTTAATCGAGTTGCCTTATCAGCGAGGGGTGTATTTAATTGACGGTGGAGGGGCGATAACATTTCCAAAAGAAAACTGGCAGGAGCAGGAACAACGACCGGATCCGGGCCGGCAAACGGTCGTGCCGTATTTGCAATCGCTCGGCATCAGCCACCTGGATAAAGTGATTGTGACGCATGGGGATTATGATCATTATGGCGGGCTTTTTGCTGTCGTTGAAGAGATGAGTGTGGACACACTTTTATATCCGCATGCGGAAATTGATAACGATGAAGTGGAACATTTTCTCGTGCATGCGCAGGAACAGGGGGCACAGCTTGCGTTTGTCCATGAAGGAATGGGATGGTCGGTCGATGCATTCGCTTTTCACATTTTACACCCGACACAAGAAGGGGGCGGGGAATGGGAATCGGATAATGACCAATCAATCGTCATTGATGCGCACCTTTACGGTACGCGCTGGCTGTTCACCGGCGATTTGGAAGAGGAAGGAGAAAAGCGATTAATCAGGGATTACCCTGACTTAAGGGCCGATATTCTGAAAGCAGGCCATCACGGCAGCCAAACGTCGACGATCCCTTCATTTGTAGAGCATCTGAGACCAACGGCAGCGGTGATTTCAGCGGGAGAAAACAATCGCTACAATCATCCGCATCCGGACGTGATTCAAACCCTTGAAGAGGCAGGGGTGCAAATTTTTAGAACGGATGAACAGGGGGCGGCGCGATTTTACTATCAAGACCGAAGATGGCACGGGGAGACAATGATTGATGAGGAGTAA
- the rpsT gene encoding 30S ribosomal protein S20, producing MKDLANIKSAKKRVRLNEEQRVKNQAFKSSMRTAIKEFEKKLDNQDVEGAKDTFKLAEKKVDKAVSKGILHRNTAARKKSQMERKLNQATAS from the coding sequence GTGAAAGATTTGGCTAACATTAAATCAGCTAAAAAACGCGTGCGCTTGAATGAAGAACAACGCGTGAAAAACCAAGCGTTCAAATCATCCATGCGTACCGCGATTAAAGAATTTGAAAAGAAACTTGACAATCAAGATGTCGAAGGTGCAAAAGACACGTTCAAATTGGCAGAGAAGAAAGTTGACAAAGCCGTCAGCAAAGGCATTCTTCATAGAAATACCGCTGCTCGCAAAAAATCCCAAATGGAACGGAAATTGAATCAAGCGACCGCAAGTTAA
- a CDS encoding homocysteine synthase, with protein MAEQWKVETNAIHAGQGIDPATNARAVPIYQTTSYGFDDPDHAANLFSLAEPGNIYSRIMNPTTDVFEKRIAAMEGGVGALATASGSSAIYLAILNICEAGDEIVSASSLYGGTNNLFVHTLPQIGIHVHFVDADDPEAVRAAITEKTKLVFAETIGNPEGNVLNTKAVADVAHEAKIPLIVDATLTTPILNRPIEHGADIVIHSATKFIGGHGTTMGGVIVDSGNFDWTQGKFPMFTEPDGSYHGMVFSEALGELAYIMRARVRLMRDIGPTLAPQNAFQLLQGLETLHLRMERHSENAQKVAEYLEGHSRVEWVNYAGLPSHPSHELAKTYLPKGQGAIVTFGVKGGREAGRSFIENVDLHSHVANVGDAKSLVIHPASTTHQQLTEEELERSGASQELIRLSVGIEHVDDIIADIDKGLKQ; from the coding sequence ATGGCTGAACAATGGAAGGTAGAAACGAATGCAATACACGCGGGGCAAGGGATTGATCCTGCCACGAATGCGCGGGCCGTGCCTATTTATCAAACGACATCGTATGGTTTTGATGATCCTGATCATGCGGCAAATTTATTTTCTTTAGCGGAACCCGGAAATATTTATTCACGGATCATGAACCCGACAACCGATGTATTTGAAAAACGAATCGCGGCCATGGAAGGCGGGGTTGGAGCATTAGCTACCGCGAGTGGAAGTTCCGCGATTTATCTTGCAATTTTAAACATATGCGAGGCAGGCGATGAAATTGTCTCCGCCAGTTCGTTGTACGGAGGCACGAATAATTTATTCGTCCATACGTTGCCGCAAATCGGCATTCACGTCCATTTTGTGGACGCTGATGACCCGGAAGCAGTTAGAGCTGCCATAACAGAGAAAACAAAGCTCGTTTTTGCCGAAACGATCGGCAATCCGGAAGGGAACGTCCTGAATACGAAGGCAGTGGCCGACGTAGCACATGAAGCAAAGATTCCACTAATTGTTGATGCGACGCTTACGACACCGATTCTCAATCGTCCGATCGAACATGGCGCTGATATCGTTATTCATTCCGCGACCAAATTCATCGGGGGACATGGGACAACCATGGGCGGTGTGATCGTGGACAGCGGCAATTTTGATTGGACGCAAGGCAAATTTCCGATGTTTACGGAACCGGATGGCAGCTATCATGGTATGGTTTTTTCCGAGGCGCTCGGTGAACTGGCCTATATTATGCGGGCGCGCGTTCGTCTTATGCGCGACATTGGCCCGACCCTCGCGCCGCAGAATGCTTTTCAATTGTTGCAAGGCTTGGAAACGTTGCACCTACGGATGGAAAGACATAGTGAAAACGCGCAAAAAGTCGCGGAATATTTGGAAGGCCACTCGCGCGTGGAATGGGTAAATTATGCCGGCCTGCCGTCCCATCCAAGCCATGAACTTGCCAAAACGTATTTGCCGAAGGGACAAGGAGCCATTGTAACGTTTGGTGTAAAAGGAGGACGGGAAGCGGGAAGATCCTTCATCGAAAATGTCGATCTCCACTCGCATGTGGCAAATGTAGGGGATGCCAAATCCCTCGTCATTCATCCCGCCAGCACGACGCATCAACAACTCACAGAGGAAGAGTTGGAAAGATCCGGCGCATCGCAAGAGCTTATTCGCTTGTCGGTCGGCATTGAACACGTGGATGACATTATTGCCGACATTGATAAAGGGTTGAAGCAATGA
- the lepA gene encoding translation elongation factor 4: MTYEEIRRRQAKIRNFSIIAHIDHGKSTLADRILEHTKSVSERDMQEQLLDEMDLERERGITIKLNSVRLRYVAKDGEEYIFHLIDTPGHVDFSYEVSRSLAACEGALLVVDASQGIEAQTLANVYLALDNDLEILSVVNKIDLPSAEPDRVKQEIIDIIGLDSTEAVHASAKSGIGIEDILEEVVEKVPAPAGDPESPLQALIFDSLYDPYRGVIAYIRIVEGTVKKGDKIKMMATGKEFEVSEVGMFTPKAVAADVLSVGDVGFLTASIKNVSDSRVGDTITKVGHEAPQPLPGYKRMKPMVFCGLYPIDASQYNALRDALERLELNDSALQYEAETSQALGFGFRCGFLGLLHMEILQERIEREYGIDLITTAPSVVYHVYQVDGTILEIDNPSNMPEQQAVEEVEEPFVKATVMVPNDFVGPVMELCQAKRGEFIDMQYLDENRVNITYELPLTEIVYDFFDQLKSNTKGYASFDYEPIGYRASKLVKMDILLNSEKVDALSVIVHRDMAYERGKLIVDKLKDLIPRQQFEVPVQASIGNKIIARSTIKALRKNVTSKCYGGDITRKRKLLEKQKEGKRRMKNVGKVEIPQEAFMSVLRMDDDDK; the protein is encoded by the coding sequence ATGACATACGAAGAAATACGCCGTAGACAGGCGAAAATAAGAAATTTTTCTATCATTGCCCATATTGACCACGGAAAATCGACGCTGGCCGATCGGATTCTAGAGCATACGAAATCGGTCTCGGAACGTGATATGCAGGAGCAGCTCCTGGATGAGATGGACTTGGAAAGAGAACGGGGCATTACCATTAAATTAAACTCCGTTCGGCTTCGTTATGTGGCTAAAGACGGAGAGGAATACATATTTCATTTAATCGATACGCCGGGACATGTCGACTTCTCTTATGAAGTATCGCGTAGTTTAGCTGCCTGTGAAGGTGCTTTGCTCGTTGTGGACGCATCCCAGGGCATCGAAGCGCAAACGCTCGCGAATGTCTATTTGGCCCTGGATAATGATTTGGAGATCTTATCGGTCGTGAATAAGATAGACCTTCCCAGTGCGGAGCCTGATCGAGTGAAACAGGAGATCATTGACATCATCGGGCTTGATTCAACCGAAGCCGTCCATGCCTCCGCCAAAAGCGGCATCGGCATTGAGGATATTTTAGAAGAAGTCGTTGAAAAAGTGCCTGCCCCTGCGGGTGATCCTGAATCGCCTTTGCAAGCTTTGATTTTTGACTCTCTGTATGACCCTTATCGCGGCGTTATTGCTTATATACGCATCGTGGAAGGGACCGTGAAGAAGGGCGACAAAATCAAAATGATGGCCACCGGCAAGGAATTTGAAGTCAGTGAAGTCGGGATGTTCACCCCGAAAGCTGTCGCGGCTGACGTATTATCCGTAGGGGACGTCGGTTTTTTAACCGCGTCAATCAAAAATGTCAGTGATTCCCGGGTCGGGGATACGATCACTAAAGTAGGGCATGAAGCTCCGCAACCGTTGCCCGGATATAAACGGATGAAACCGATGGTTTTTTGCGGCTTGTACCCGATTGACGCCAGCCAGTACAACGCATTGCGGGATGCGCTTGAACGTTTGGAGTTAAATGACAGCGCCCTCCAGTATGAAGCGGAAACATCGCAAGCGCTTGGCTTTGGTTTTCGCTGCGGATTTCTCGGCCTGCTCCATATGGAAATTTTACAAGAACGGATTGAACGGGAGTATGGCATCGATCTCATCACAACGGCTCCAAGCGTCGTTTATCACGTCTATCAAGTCGACGGGACGATTTTGGAGATTGACAATCCATCGAATATGCCTGAGCAACAAGCAGTCGAAGAAGTTGAGGAACCATTTGTGAAAGCAACCGTGATGGTGCCCAATGATTTTGTCGGTCCGGTCATGGAATTATGCCAGGCGAAACGCGGGGAATTCATTGATATGCAATACTTGGATGAAAATCGTGTAAACATTACGTATGAACTCCCCCTCACTGAAATTGTTTACGACTTTTTCGATCAATTGAAATCCAATACGAAAGGATATGCCTCCTTTGATTACGAACCGATCGGCTATCGGGCTTCCAAGCTCGTCAAGATGGACATTCTCTTAAACAGCGAAAAGGTAGATGCGCTATCGGTCATTGTTCATCGCGATATGGCGTATGAACGAGGCAAACTAATCGTCGACAAGCTGAAAGATTTAATTCCGAGACAACAATTTGAAGTTCCGGTGCAGGCGAGCATCGGTAACAAAATCATAGCACGCTCGACAATCAAAGCATTGCGGAAAAACGTGACCTCCAAATGCTACGGGGGCGACATTACTCGGAAAAGAAAGTTATTGGAAAAACAAAAAGAAGGAAAAAGGCGAATGAAAAATGTCGGGAAAGTAGAAATCCCGCAAGAAGC
- the holA gene encoding DNA polymerase III subunit delta yields MSTYLQTKEKITAGHFSSIYFFYGTETYMMDDLVWQISRHALGDTERDFNFSQFDMRDVPVQEGIEEAETVSFFGPGRVIVFQHARFLTGAKDKDMPLHDLKRLETFLNDPPPENIVVFAVESQKVDERKKIVKKLKDVGETVEASPLQGDRLKQWIREKAKEENISLTAEAIDELLGRSNSDLLTLEKEIQKCAQYVNFNGEINASIVRALVPRSLEDNIFQLIDAVSDNYTAKALQLFDDLLRNGEEPIKIIALIGRQFRLLNLAAEMDKRGYSQQKIARQLGVPPFVAKRLSAKAKTVKGEAVGRALSLIAETDYKMKQGAVEKKSGVALLIARLPRVLAA; encoded by the coding sequence ATGAGCACCTATTTGCAAACGAAGGAAAAGATTACAGCCGGGCATTTTTCCTCAATTTATTTTTTTTATGGTACGGAAACGTATATGATGGATGACCTCGTTTGGCAAATTAGCCGGCATGCCCTGGGAGATACCGAGAGAGACTTCAATTTTTCGCAATTCGACATGAGGGACGTTCCCGTACAGGAGGGGATCGAAGAGGCGGAAACGGTAAGTTTTTTCGGCCCGGGAAGGGTTATTGTGTTTCAACATGCGCGTTTTCTGACCGGAGCGAAAGATAAGGATATGCCGCTGCACGATTTGAAGAGATTGGAGACTTTTTTAAATGATCCGCCGCCGGAGAACATCGTTGTTTTTGCAGTTGAATCACAAAAGGTGGATGAACGCAAAAAAATTGTGAAAAAATTAAAAGATGTGGGTGAAACAGTTGAAGCATCGCCCTTGCAAGGTGATCGGCTAAAGCAATGGATAAGGGAGAAAGCAAAAGAAGAAAACATTTCCCTAACGGCTGAGGCTATCGATGAACTGTTGGGGCGTTCGAATTCGGACCTTTTAACATTAGAAAAAGAAATTCAAAAATGCGCCCAATATGTCAATTTCAATGGGGAAATTAATGCATCCATTGTGCGCGCGCTCGTTCCCAGAAGTTTGGAGGATAATATCTTTCAGCTCATCGATGCGGTAAGCGATAACTATACGGCAAAAGCGTTACAATTATTCGATGATTTACTCAGAAACGGGGAGGAACCGATAAAAATTATCGCTCTTATCGGTCGTCAGTTTCGCTTGTTAAACCTTGCAGCGGAGATGGACAAGCGCGGATACAGCCAACAAAAAATAGCCCGGCAACTGGGAGTGCCTCCATTCGTTGCCAAACGACTGTCTGCAAAAGCGAAAACAGTTAAGGGCGAAGCGGTGGGTCGTGCGCTTTCATTAATTGCGGAAACCGACTACAAAATGAAGCAGGGCGCCGTGGAAAAAAAGAGCGGGGTGGCTTTGTTAATCGCCCGCCTGCCACGGGTGTTAGCGGCATAA